In one window of Juglans regia cultivar Chandler chromosome 3, Walnut 2.0, whole genome shotgun sequence DNA:
- the LOC109004426 gene encoding cysteine protease ATG4-like isoform X2 yields MKGFCERAVASDFSSKTLTDTSNRSPTSLTSDPGISDSSENKASHSDSPAYEVHAKQNGWTAAVKKAVAIGSMRRLQERVLGSTRTGISSSTSDIWLLGVCYRISQESSGDADTSNGVPAFERDFSSRILMTYRKGFDAIEDSKYTSDVNWGCMLRSSQMLAAQALLFHRLGRSWRKPLQKPLDREYIEILHYFGDSEASPFSIHNLLQAGKAYDLAAGSWMGPYAMCRTWETLARFQRVVTDLEDQPLPMAIYIVSGDEDGERGGAPVLCIEDASRHCCEFSRGQADWTPILLLVPLVLGLEEVNPRYIPLLRATFMFPQSLGILGGKPGASTYIVGVQDEKAFFLDPHDTQPVVNISRDDVEADTSSYHCNIIRHISLDSIDPSLAIGFYCRDKDDFDDFCLRASKLADESNGAPLFTVAQKHNLSKPVSHSESSVSTDGLQHDDSFGVVAMSDAEGHAHEDEWQLL; encoded by the exons ATGAAGGGTTTCTGTGAGAGAGCTGTTGCttcagatttttcttcaaaaactttAACAGATACCTCAAATAGAAGCCCGACATCCTTAACTTCAGACCCAGGAATCAGTGATA GTAGTGAAAACAAGGCATCTCATAGTGATTCACCAGCTTATGAAGTCCATGCCAAACAAAATGGGTGGACAGCCGCTGTGAAAAAGGCTGTGGCTATTGGCTCAATGAGGAGACTTCAGGAGCGTGTGCTAGGGTCAACCAGGACTGGCATTTCTAGCTCAACTAGTGACATATGGCTTTTAGGTGTGTGCTATAGAATCTCACAAGAGTCATCTGGAGATGCTGATACTAGCAATGGAGTACCAGCATTTGAACGAGATTTTTCATCAAGAATTTTGATGACATATCGAAAAG GTTTTGATGCTATTGAAGATTCAAAATATACCAGTGATGTAAACTGGGGTTGCATGCTTCGCAGTAGTCAGATGCTTGCTGCTCAG GCGTTGCTTTTTCATCGATTAGGGAGATCTTGGAGGAAACCTCTGCAAAAG CCGCTGGATCGCGAATACATTGAGATTCTTCACTATTTTGGGGATTCTGAGGCATCACCTTTCTCTATCCACAACCTTCTTCAAGCTGGAAAGGCTTATGACCTAGCTGCTGGGTCATGGATGGGCCCTTATGCCATGTGCCGCACATGGGAAACTCTAGCCCGCTTTCAAAGAGTAGTAACTGACCTTGAGGACCAGCCACTTCCTATGGCTATTTATATTGTTTCTGGAGATGAAGATGGGGAGCGAGGTGGAGCTCCTGTTCTTTGCATTGAAGATGCCTCGAGGCATTGTTGTGAGTTTTCAAGAGGTCAAGCTGATTGGACACCCATTCTTTTATTGGTTCCTTTGGTTCTTGGACTTGAAGAAGTCAATCCCAG ATATATTCCTTTGTTGCGGGCAACATTTATGTTCCCACAGAGCCTTGGCATCTTAGGTGGGAAGCCTGGGGCTTCAACATACATTGTTGGTGTGCAAGATGAAAAAGCTTTCTTCCTTGATCCACACGATACTCAACCG GTAGTTAACATTAGTAGGGATGATGTAGAGGCTGATACATCATCTTACCACTGCAA TATCATTCGGCACATATCGTTGGACTCAATTGATCCATCCTTAGCAATTGGATTTTATTGTCGAGACAAAG atgattttgatgatttttgtcTCCGGGCGTCCAAGCTAGCTGATGAATCAAATGGTGCCCCATTATTTACCGTGGCTCAGAAGCATAATTTGTCGAAACCAGTTAGTCACTCTGAATCTTCGGTCAGCACTGATGGGCTCCAACATGATGATTCCTTTGGTGTGGTGGCCATGAGTGATGCCGAGGGCCATGCACATGAGGATGAGTGGCAACTCCTTTGA
- the LOC109004426 gene encoding cysteine protease ATG4-like isoform X1: MKGFCERAVASDFSSKTLTDTSNRSPTSLTSDPGISDSKFPKASLWSSFFASAFSVFETHSEPSGSENKASHSDSPAYEVHAKQNGWTAAVKKAVAIGSMRRLQERVLGSTRTGISSSTSDIWLLGVCYRISQESSGDADTSNGVPAFERDFSSRILMTYRKGFDAIEDSKYTSDVNWGCMLRSSQMLAAQALLFHRLGRSWRKPLQKPLDREYIEILHYFGDSEASPFSIHNLLQAGKAYDLAAGSWMGPYAMCRTWETLARFQRVVTDLEDQPLPMAIYIVSGDEDGERGGAPVLCIEDASRHCCEFSRGQADWTPILLLVPLVLGLEEVNPRYIPLLRATFMFPQSLGILGGKPGASTYIVGVQDEKAFFLDPHDTQPVVNISRDDVEADTSSYHCNIIRHISLDSIDPSLAIGFYCRDKDDFDDFCLRASKLADESNGAPLFTVAQKHNLSKPVSHSESSVSTDGLQHDDSFGVVAMSDAEGHAHEDEWQLL, from the exons ATGAAGGGTTTCTGTGAGAGAGCTGTTGCttcagatttttcttcaaaaactttAACAGATACCTCAAATAGAAGCCCGACATCCTTAACTTCAGACCCAGGAATCAGTGATAGTAAGTTCCCCAAGGCCTCCTTATGGTCAAGTTTCTTTGCATCTGCTTTCTCGGTCTTTGAAACACATAGTGAGCCATCAGGTAGTGAAAACAAGGCATCTCATAGTGATTCACCAGCTTATGAAGTCCATGCCAAACAAAATGGGTGGACAGCCGCTGTGAAAAAGGCTGTGGCTATTGGCTCAATGAGGAGACTTCAGGAGCGTGTGCTAGGGTCAACCAGGACTGGCATTTCTAGCTCAACTAGTGACATATGGCTTTTAGGTGTGTGCTATAGAATCTCACAAGAGTCATCTGGAGATGCTGATACTAGCAATGGAGTACCAGCATTTGAACGAGATTTTTCATCAAGAATTTTGATGACATATCGAAAAG GTTTTGATGCTATTGAAGATTCAAAATATACCAGTGATGTAAACTGGGGTTGCATGCTTCGCAGTAGTCAGATGCTTGCTGCTCAG GCGTTGCTTTTTCATCGATTAGGGAGATCTTGGAGGAAACCTCTGCAAAAG CCGCTGGATCGCGAATACATTGAGATTCTTCACTATTTTGGGGATTCTGAGGCATCACCTTTCTCTATCCACAACCTTCTTCAAGCTGGAAAGGCTTATGACCTAGCTGCTGGGTCATGGATGGGCCCTTATGCCATGTGCCGCACATGGGAAACTCTAGCCCGCTTTCAAAGAGTAGTAACTGACCTTGAGGACCAGCCACTTCCTATGGCTATTTATATTGTTTCTGGAGATGAAGATGGGGAGCGAGGTGGAGCTCCTGTTCTTTGCATTGAAGATGCCTCGAGGCATTGTTGTGAGTTTTCAAGAGGTCAAGCTGATTGGACACCCATTCTTTTATTGGTTCCTTTGGTTCTTGGACTTGAAGAAGTCAATCCCAG ATATATTCCTTTGTTGCGGGCAACATTTATGTTCCCACAGAGCCTTGGCATCTTAGGTGGGAAGCCTGGGGCTTCAACATACATTGTTGGTGTGCAAGATGAAAAAGCTTTCTTCCTTGATCCACACGATACTCAACCG GTAGTTAACATTAGTAGGGATGATGTAGAGGCTGATACATCATCTTACCACTGCAA TATCATTCGGCACATATCGTTGGACTCAATTGATCCATCCTTAGCAATTGGATTTTATTGTCGAGACAAAG atgattttgatgatttttgtcTCCGGGCGTCCAAGCTAGCTGATGAATCAAATGGTGCCCCATTATTTACCGTGGCTCAGAAGCATAATTTGTCGAAACCAGTTAGTCACTCTGAATCTTCGGTCAGCACTGATGGGCTCCAACATGATGATTCCTTTGGTGTGGTGGCCATGAGTGATGCCGAGGGCCATGCACATGAGGATGAGTGGCAACTCCTTTGA